A genome region from Micromonospora peucetia includes the following:
- a CDS encoding bifunctional riboflavin kinase/FAD synthetase — MQRWRGYDAAPGGWGRSVVTIGVFDGVHKGHQATIGHAVSRARELGVKSVVVTFDPHPAEVVRPGSHPAVLTETARKAELIEALGVDVLCVVPFTPEFSRLPAEAFVHDILVEYLHAALVVVGDNFRFGHKAAGDVALLERLGRTFGFAVEGAPLVAEAGTVFSSTYIRSCVDAGDVTAAAVALGRPHRVEGVVVRGDQRGRELGFPTANLLCHRHAAVPADGVYAARLVRRGHAEPLAAAVSVGTNPTFSGRERRVEAYALDFSGDLYGERLALDFVAHLRGQIRYDAIEPLIAQMGQDVERTRRALD; from the coding sequence ATGCAGCGGTGGCGGGGGTACGACGCGGCGCCCGGCGGCTGGGGACGGTCGGTCGTCACCATCGGCGTCTTCGACGGTGTGCACAAGGGGCACCAGGCGACCATTGGGCACGCCGTGTCCCGGGCTCGCGAGCTGGGCGTGAAGTCGGTGGTGGTCACGTTCGACCCGCACCCGGCCGAGGTGGTGCGCCCCGGCTCGCACCCGGCGGTGCTCACCGAGACCGCCCGCAAGGCCGAGCTGATCGAGGCGCTCGGCGTGGACGTGCTCTGTGTGGTGCCGTTCACCCCCGAGTTCTCCCGGCTGCCCGCCGAGGCGTTCGTGCACGACATCCTGGTCGAGTACCTGCACGCCGCCCTGGTCGTGGTGGGGGACAACTTCCGCTTCGGGCACAAGGCCGCCGGTGACGTGGCGCTGCTGGAGCGGCTCGGCCGCACCTTCGGTTTCGCCGTGGAGGGGGCCCCGCTGGTCGCCGAGGCGGGCACCGTCTTCTCCTCCACGTACATCCGCTCCTGCGTCGACGCGGGGGACGTGACGGCGGCGGCCGTCGCGCTCGGCCGCCCGCACCGGGTGGAGGGCGTGGTGGTCCGGGGTGACCAGCGCGGCCGTGAGCTGGGTTTCCCCACCGCCAACCTGCTCTGCCACCGGCACGCGGCGGTGCCCGCCGACGGCGTCTACGCCGCCCGGCTGGTGCGCCGGGGCCACGCCGAGCCGCTGGCGGCGGCGGTGTCGGTCGGCACCAACCCGACCTTCTCGGGCCGGGAGCGGCGGGTGGAGGCGTACGCGCTCGACTTCTCCGGCGACCTCTACGGCGAGCGGCTGGCGCTGGACTTCGTGGCGCACCTGCGTGG
- the truB gene encoding tRNA pseudouridine(55) synthase TruB encodes MSTDGLIVVDKPGGMTSHDVVARIRRLARTRRVGHGGTLDPMATGVLVIGVGRATRLLTYVIGAGKSYTATVRLGQATVTDDAEGDVIATTPAGQVTDEAIRGALAALTGEIDQVPSAVSAIKVDGQRAYKRVRDGETVELPARRVTVSRLELLAVRRDSPDVVDVDIDVTCSSGTYIRAIARDAGLALGVGGHLSALRRTAVGGFALAEAAALDELEERAPEVVNLPLDAAADRFFPRRDAGADEAKVLSHGGPLDPAGILGPYAVFGPDGGLIAIVSERDGRARAEIVLAPA; translated from the coding sequence GTGAGCACAGACGGTCTGATCGTGGTCGACAAGCCCGGCGGCATGACGTCGCACGACGTGGTGGCGCGGATTCGCCGATTGGCGCGGACCCGTCGGGTGGGGCACGGCGGCACCCTCGACCCGATGGCGACCGGCGTGCTGGTGATCGGGGTCGGGCGGGCCACCCGCCTGCTCACCTACGTGATCGGCGCCGGCAAGAGCTACACCGCCACCGTCCGGCTCGGCCAGGCCACGGTCACCGACGACGCCGAGGGCGACGTGATCGCCACCACGCCGGCCGGCCAGGTCACCGACGAGGCGATCCGGGGCGCGCTGGCCGCGCTGACCGGCGAGATCGACCAGGTGCCGAGCGCGGTCAGCGCCATCAAGGTCGACGGACAGCGGGCGTACAAGCGGGTGCGCGACGGGGAGACCGTCGAGCTGCCCGCCCGCCGGGTCACGGTGTCCCGGCTGGAGCTGCTGGCGGTGCGCCGGGACTCCCCGGACGTCGTCGACGTTGACATCGACGTGACCTGCTCGTCCGGGACGTACATCCGGGCCATCGCCCGGGACGCGGGGCTGGCGCTCGGGGTGGGTGGTCACCTGTCGGCGCTGCGCCGTACCGCCGTCGGTGGCTTCGCCCTAGCGGAGGCCGCCGCCCTCGACGAGCTGGAGGAACGTGCCCCCGAGGTGGTGAACCTGCCGCTCGACGCGGCGGCCGACCGGTTCTTCCCGCGCCGCGACGCCGGCGCCGACGAGGCGAAGGTGCTCTCCCACGGCGGGCCGCTCGACCCGGCGGGAATTCTCGGCCCCTACGCGGTCTTCGGCCCCGACGGCGGGCTGATCGCTATCGTCAGCGAGCGGGACGGCCGGGCCCGCGCGGAGATCGTGCTCGCCCCCGCCTGA
- a CDS encoding MATE family efflux transporter, with the protein MSQSVHTEPRSVTPRRIAALALPALVVLAAEPIYVLVDTAVVGHLGRVPLAALAIGGTVLTLITWLGTVVAYGTTGRSARRFGAGDRASAVAEGVQASWLALGVGVLVALGMQFGGGALARTLAGGPGEVADAAAQWLRVAALGAPGLLLAAAGNGWLRGVQDTRRPLLFVLGPNLLSAVLCPLLVYPAGLGLVGSAVANVIAQTIGGVLFAGALVAERISLRPRPRLIGQQLALSRDLLIRGVAFQASFLSATAVAARFGVAAVGAHQIALQLWFFTALVLDALAIAAQSLVGAALGAGDAAAARELARRIGLLGGACGVAFAVLIAAGAGVVPGWFSSDPQVRDQAMLAWPWFVAMLPLAGVVFALDGVLIGAGDVRYLRNLTVVAALAGFLPAIWLAYGLDLGLGGIWAGLTLFVVLRLVALLLRLRSGAWAVVGAVR; encoded by the coding sequence ATGAGCCAATCCGTCCACACCGAGCCCCGGTCCGTCACGCCCCGCCGGATCGCCGCGCTGGCCCTGCCGGCGCTGGTGGTGCTGGCCGCCGAACCGATCTACGTGCTCGTGGACACGGCGGTGGTGGGGCACCTCGGCCGGGTGCCACTGGCCGCCCTGGCCATCGGCGGGACGGTGCTGACGCTCATCACCTGGCTCGGCACCGTGGTCGCGTACGGCACCACGGGGCGGTCGGCCCGACGGTTCGGGGCAGGCGACCGGGCGTCCGCCGTCGCCGAGGGCGTCCAGGCCTCCTGGCTGGCCCTCGGGGTGGGGGTGCTGGTCGCGCTCGGCATGCAGTTCGGCGGCGGGGCGTTGGCGCGTACCCTCGCCGGAGGCCCGGGCGAGGTGGCCGACGCCGCCGCGCAGTGGCTGCGGGTCGCGGCGCTCGGCGCCCCCGGCCTGCTGCTCGCCGCCGCCGGCAACGGCTGGCTGCGCGGCGTGCAGGACACCCGCCGCCCACTGCTGTTCGTGCTCGGCCCGAACCTGCTCTCCGCCGTGCTCTGCCCGCTGCTGGTCTATCCGGCCGGGCTGGGACTGGTCGGCTCCGCGGTGGCCAACGTGATCGCCCAGACCATCGGCGGCGTGCTCTTCGCCGGGGCGCTGGTCGCCGAACGGATCTCGCTGCGACCCCGCCCGAGGCTGATCGGGCAGCAGTTGGCGCTCAGCCGGGACCTGCTGATTCGGGGCGTCGCGTTCCAGGCCAGCTTCCTCTCCGCCACCGCCGTCGCCGCCCGCTTCGGGGTCGCCGCCGTGGGCGCACACCAGATCGCCCTGCAACTGTGGTTCTTCACCGCGCTGGTGCTCGACGCGCTCGCCATCGCCGCCCAGTCCCTGGTCGGCGCCGCCCTCGGGGCCGGCGACGCCGCCGCCGCCCGGGAGCTCGCCCGCCGGATCGGGCTGCTCGGCGGCGCCTGCGGCGTGGCGTTCGCCGTGCTCATCGCCGCCGGGGCCGGCGTGGTCCCCGGCTGGTTCAGCTCCGATCCGCAGGTACGCGACCAGGCCATGCTCGCCTGGCCGTGGTTCGTGGCGATGCTGCCGCTGGCCGGTGTCGTGTTCGCCCTCGACGGCGTGCTGATCGGCGCGGGCGACGTCCGCTACCTGCGTAACCTCACCGTCGTGGCCGCGCTCGCCGGCTTCCTGCCGGCGATCTGGCTGGCGTACGGGCTCGACCTCGGGCTCGGCGGCATCTGGGCGGGGCTCACGCTCTTCGTGGTTCTCCGGCTGGTCGCCCTGCTGCTGCGGCTGCGCTCCGGGGCCTGGGCCGTGGTCGGTGCGGTGCGGTGA